The Siphonobacter curvatus genome includes a window with the following:
- a CDS encoding peroxiredoxin family protein produces the protein MRLYSGLFILFAWLGFGCHSPEKSTETETKKGRVTLRGKIVATKSPLLYFPVAEHLYDIKEDRLLTEGRVDQGGNFQIQFDLDAPKVLKILGRNAYVTPGETVELAITIQKPYEGLERVQWQVKADYPGNYLYFTDTTLAPLLPPSGFSEMAETPSVNDLTAQKQLLIDQRARADSTVDHYAGQAISLGFQQWLKMKNKYAYLSALLDNLPTTDEGMFKPYPAEYLEELKGFPWNSDTSYASLPDYYYSLHRYTFQALAPKNLDDAIELIDQTYTGRNREYLYYGVILQHRRTLWGIADPEEFKRTRKNLSYLYNQIHDERFTSLLHQIDNGIPAEVPFTDSVKNLLVTDVNGKEFRLEEILKQVKTPYIYVNFWESECKPCMDDLKFYEDFANSDLTSKITYLMLSSDRDDKHHKWVNTHYRSNLPKQSSYRFKGDGYQVTKRAFNIRMQPRYTIVSERNVLFLNVPALNRYQRLSNYLKLASI, from the coding sequence ATGCGTTTATATTCTGGACTCTTTATTCTGTTTGCATGGCTTGGTTTCGGCTGTCATTCCCCGGAAAAATCCACTGAAACTGAAACAAAAAAAGGACGCGTTACCCTCCGGGGTAAAATCGTGGCTACTAAAAGTCCCCTTTTATATTTCCCCGTGGCAGAACACTTATACGATATTAAAGAGGATCGTTTACTAACCGAAGGGCGAGTTGATCAGGGAGGTAATTTCCAGATTCAATTTGATTTGGATGCACCAAAAGTTTTAAAAATTTTAGGTCGAAATGCGTACGTAACGCCGGGTGAAACCGTGGAATTGGCAATCACTATTCAAAAACCTTATGAGGGACTCGAACGGGTTCAATGGCAGGTAAAAGCTGACTATCCCGGCAATTATCTGTATTTTACGGATACAACCCTTGCTCCCCTACTTCCGCCATCTGGTTTTTCTGAGATGGCTGAGACCCCTTCTGTTAACGACCTCACAGCTCAAAAACAATTGCTGATTGATCAGCGAGCCAGGGCTGATTCTACCGTGGATCATTACGCGGGGCAAGCTATATCGCTCGGTTTTCAGCAATGGTTAAAAATGAAAAATAAATACGCTTATCTAAGTGCTTTACTGGATAATCTGCCGACGACGGACGAAGGTATGTTTAAACCTTATCCAGCTGAATACCTGGAAGAGTTAAAAGGTTTTCCTTGGAATTCAGATACCTCATACGCCAGTTTGCCTGATTATTATTACAGTTTACATAGGTATACTTTTCAAGCCCTTGCTCCCAAAAATCTGGATGACGCCATTGAGCTGATTGATCAAACGTATACGGGGCGTAACCGTGAGTATTTGTATTATGGGGTTATTCTTCAGCACCGCCGTACCCTTTGGGGAATTGCGGATCCTGAAGAGTTTAAACGGACGCGTAAAAACCTTTCTTACCTTTACAATCAAATCCACGACGAACGATTTACTTCTTTGTTGCACCAAATCGATAATGGAATACCCGCCGAAGTTCCTTTTACTGATTCAGTAAAAAACCTACTCGTAACGGATGTTAATGGCAAGGAATTTCGCTTGGAGGAAATCTTAAAACAGGTCAAAACGCCTTACATCTACGTAAATTTTTGGGAATCCGAGTGCAAGCCTTGTATGGATGATTTGAAATTTTATGAGGATTTTGCTAATTCTGACCTGACCTCCAAAATTACGTATCTGATGTTATCATCCGATCGGGATGACAAACATCACAAATGGGTGAATACCCATTATCGTTCAAACCTTCCCAAACAGTCTAGTTACCGGTTTAAAGGCGACGGGTATCAGGTCACCAAGCGAGCCTTTAATATTCGAATGCAACCTCGCTATACCATCGTTAGTGAACGTAACGTGCTTTTCCTAAATGTACCTGCTTTAAATCGTTATCAACGGCTAAGTAATTATCTCAAACTAGCTAGTATTTGA